Proteins from a single region of Lysinibacillus sp. JNUCC-52:
- a CDS encoding glycerophosphodiester phosphodiesterase: protein MDLFAHRGVSAHYPENTKAAFYAASKLPIAGIELDVHITADGEVVVIHDETINRTSNGSGYVKDLTLQQLRSYDYGSWFADEYKGERIPTLGEVLEIFVATHHRINIELKTDIFPYEGIEALVLKEIAKHQITERVIISSFNHESLQTVYQMAPYIETAALFAEVLVDFTTYTASIPADAIHVSLPTAFRKSIGVALEQQAMIRVYTVNDPEYAKQLKQLGIQAVFTDDPEAILAELTK, encoded by the coding sequence TTGGATCTATTTGCACATAGAGGTGTATCTGCACACTATCCTGAAAATACAAAAGCTGCTTTTTATGCGGCCTCCAAGCTACCGATTGCGGGCATTGAGTTGGACGTTCATATAACTGCTGACGGGGAGGTAGTAGTCATCCATGATGAAACGATTAATCGTACATCAAACGGTTCAGGCTATGTGAAGGACCTGACGCTCCAACAGCTTCGTTCATATGATTATGGCTCGTGGTTTGCAGACGAATATAAGGGTGAACGTATTCCGACATTAGGTGAAGTGCTAGAGATTTTCGTAGCTACACATCACCGTATTAATATTGAGCTAAAAACCGATATCTTTCCTTATGAGGGAATTGAGGCACTTGTATTAAAAGAAATAGCGAAGCACCAAATAACGGAGCGAGTAATAATTTCTTCTTTTAATCATGAATCGTTGCAAACTGTATATCAAATGGCACCCTACATCGAAACAGCTGCTTTATTTGCTGAAGTTTTAGTTGATTTTACAACATATACGGCAAGTATCCCTGCCGATGCTATCCATGTTAGTTTACCAACAGCATTCAGGAAATCGATAGGTGTAGCACTTGAACAACAGGCGATGATACGTGTATACACAGTTAATGATCCCGAGTATGCAAAGCAACTAAAGCAGCTTGGCATACAAGCTGTTTTTACGGATGACCCTGAAGCAATACTAGCCGAATTAACAAAGTAA
- the helD gene encoding RNA polymerase recycling motor HelD, translating to MTTQHPDFQAELERLAYTQNYMQQILNESQRDLQSAQENIRKSMADLDYLDSSLSYLNILTNARFFEMARNQKEGLEAVQKKPYFARIHFQKTGDPEEFLYIGKTSLFHRDTHEPIIVDWRSPVANVYYDGRLGDMEYDVRGEIHKGHLFAKRQYKIEDGQLLDIRDIDLTTNDELLQEALAGKADVRLTEIVSTIQKEQNDIIRAHLRQPIIVQGAAGSGKTTIALHRISYFLYTMGEHFNPEQLMILAPNKLFIDYIGDVLPELGVDKIYQTTFSDYVLAATKLKLKLRNPNEQLESLVIGGTDQPTAWISEVKGSLYYRDMIERYLQKIELQIAEQFEDVFIEKYRIMRAAHLKKLFLYEFSYMPIEKRLAHIKKVLASHVRQKKQAVLNMLHAKYDEALGKALNGIRDAEKRKHIVTKFIDERDERMPAIEKEAKSTVSVYMRRFAKYNVKTLYRTLLTNAELLAEVAPEWHYLEQQQFLQAHAKEQWMLEDLAALYYLQARLKGIADEWKMRVVFIDEVQDYSLFQLAALKAGLETDMFTMVGDLAQGIHSYRSLTAWEPVQNLFPRASFRTLQKSYRTTIEIMEVANQILMQMDEQLPLVEPVVRHGDAPTFIKAAAFNTEQIKEVFDRIRANGHQSIALICKTTAEAQLMQQALTADTFPCQLLTEDESINQQVLLVVPSHLAKGLEFDAVIVAAFDTPFFDTKIDRKLLYVALTRAMHELYLIGPSKKTFLLEH from the coding sequence ATGACTACACAACACCCAGATTTTCAGGCTGAGCTAGAGAGGTTAGCGTACACTCAAAATTATATGCAACAAATCTTAAACGAATCGCAGCGTGATCTTCAATCTGCGCAAGAAAACATTCGTAAGTCTATGGCAGATCTTGATTATTTAGATTCCAGTTTAAGTTATTTGAATATTTTAACCAACGCCCGCTTCTTTGAAATGGCTCGAAATCAAAAGGAAGGTTTAGAAGCCGTTCAAAAAAAGCCTTATTTTGCTCGAATTCATTTTCAAAAGACAGGTGATCCAGAAGAATTTCTGTATATCGGAAAAACATCGTTGTTTCACCGCGATACACATGAACCGATTATTGTAGACTGGCGTTCTCCTGTAGCAAATGTCTACTATGATGGGCGTCTTGGTGATATGGAATATGACGTTCGTGGAGAAATTCATAAAGGCCATTTGTTTGCCAAGCGACAATACAAAATCGAAGATGGACAATTACTCGATATTCGAGATATTGACTTAACGACAAATGATGAATTACTCCAAGAGGCATTAGCAGGTAAAGCAGATGTACGCTTAACAGAAATAGTCTCTACCATCCAGAAAGAACAAAATGATATTATTCGCGCGCATCTTCGTCAGCCCATTATCGTGCAAGGTGCTGCTGGTAGTGGAAAAACAACTATTGCTTTACACCGTATTTCCTACTTCTTATACACGATGGGCGAACATTTTAATCCTGAACAACTGATGATTTTAGCACCAAATAAGCTATTTATTGATTATATCGGAGATGTGCTACCAGAGCTTGGCGTTGATAAAATATACCAAACGACGTTTTCAGATTATGTTCTTGCAGCAACTAAACTAAAATTAAAGCTGCGCAATCCTAACGAACAGTTGGAATCACTAGTTATAGGTGGCACTGATCAGCCTACTGCTTGGATTTCTGAAGTGAAAGGTTCCCTCTATTATCGCGATATGATTGAACGATATTTACAAAAAATTGAACTGCAAATTGCTGAACAATTCGAAGATGTATTTATTGAAAAATATCGTATTATGCGCGCCGCTCATTTAAAAAAGTTATTTTTATATGAATTTTCTTATATGCCAATTGAAAAACGACTTGCACATATTAAAAAGGTGCTAGCCAGTCATGTTCGGCAAAAGAAACAAGCTGTTTTAAATATGCTACATGCTAAGTACGATGAAGCACTCGGCAAGGCACTTAATGGCATTCGTGATGCAGAGAAGCGTAAACACATTGTTACTAAATTTATAGATGAACGTGATGAACGAATGCCTGCAATTGAAAAAGAAGCAAAATCGACCGTCTCTGTTTATATGCGCCGCTTTGCAAAATATAATGTGAAAACGCTCTATCGTACGCTTTTAACAAATGCCGAGCTATTAGCCGAAGTCGCACCAGAATGGCATTATTTAGAGCAACAGCAGTTTTTACAGGCACATGCTAAAGAGCAATGGATGCTAGAGGATTTAGCTGCTCTCTATTATTTACAAGCCCGACTAAAAGGTATTGCAGATGAGTGGAAAATGCGCGTAGTCTTTATTGATGAAGTACAGGACTACAGTCTATTCCAACTAGCCGCTCTAAAAGCTGGGCTAGAAACGGATATGTTTACAATGGTAGGTGATTTAGCACAAGGAATTCACAGCTATCGCTCACTAACTGCTTGGGAACCTGTGCAAAATTTATTCCCGCGTGCCAGCTTCAGAACACTTCAAAAAAGCTACCGTACAACCATTGAAATTATGGAGGTCGCTAACCAAATTTTAATGCAAATGGATGAGCAGTTACCATTAGTGGAGCCTGTTGTCCGTCACGGGGATGCGCCAACTTTTATAAAGGCAGCTGCCTTTAATACCGAGCAAATTAAAGAGGTTTTTGATCGCATTAGAGCAAATGGGCATCAGTCGATTGCTTTAATATGTAAAACTACAGCTGAAGCCCAATTAATGCAACAGGCTTTAACAGCTGATACATTTCCTTGTCAACTTCTCACTGAGGATGAGTCTATTAATCAGCAAGTCTTACTTGTAGTTCCAAGCCATTTAGCAAAAGGACTAGAATTTGATGCAGTTATTGTGGCTGCCTTTGATACCCCTTTCTTTGATACTAAAATTGATAGAAAGCTCCTTTATGTTGCATTAACTCGTGCAATGCATGAGCTTTATTTAATTGGTCCCTCCAAAAAGACTTTTTTATTAGAACATTGA
- a CDS encoding GNAT family N-acetyltransferase, which translates to MNISVITVSFPLDRETLNELKILCEEATLNDYRVYETIMNIPLAGSFDSKGFMVLAYEDDNDELVGAASAIDLIGLHTYEWSLVVTPAYRQKGVGTALVNVLQAGLQDRGAEGQLAVVIDGSPFGHRFIEKCGYSYSFSEATLETKAESVELRNDIHIAPFAGEQTELIAIYSEAFGDLPSESEELIAFNTSTNGRKLWIAHKDGQVVGTVATVKENEIQWVTALAVHPQYQRQGIGTALLSFSKDYASKQSAKFVMLDVEIENRKAISIYEKAGFMKAQQLDYYVKN; encoded by the coding sequence ATGAACATTTCAGTAATTACAGTGTCATTCCCACTAGATAGGGAAACACTGAATGAATTAAAAATATTATGCGAAGAAGCAACCTTAAATGATTATCGTGTATATGAAACAATTATGAATATTCCATTAGCAGGCTCTTTCGACTCGAAAGGTTTTATGGTGCTCGCGTATGAAGATGACAATGATGAATTAGTTGGCGCTGCAAGTGCAATTGATTTAATAGGGCTACATACGTATGAATGGTCTTTAGTCGTGACACCAGCTTATCGTCAAAAGGGAGTTGGGACAGCATTAGTAAATGTATTACAAGCTGGACTACAAGATCGAGGTGCAGAAGGTCAATTAGCAGTAGTTATTGATGGATCTCCTTTTGGACATAGATTTATCGAAAAGTGTGGTTATTCATATAGTTTTTCAGAAGCGACGCTGGAAACGAAAGCGGAGTCAGTTGAACTACGAAATGATATTCATATTGCCCCATTTGCAGGGGAACAGACTGAATTGATTGCTATTTATAGTGAGGCGTTTGGTGATTTGCCATCAGAATCTGAGGAGCTAATTGCCTTTAATACGTCAACGAATGGTCGAAAATTATGGATAGCACATAAAGACGGGCAAGTTGTAGGTACGGTAGCTACAGTGAAGGAAAATGAAATTCAATGGGTGACAGCGCTTGCAGTTCATCCACAATATCAACGACAAGGTATCGGTACAGCTCTATTGTCCTTTTCGAAAGACTATGCAAGTAAACAGAGCGCTAAATTTGTCATGCTTGATGTAGAAATTGAAAATAGAAAAGCTATTTCGATTTATGAGAAAGCAGGATTTATGAAAGCGCAGCAACTAGACTATTATGTAAAAAATTAA
- a CDS encoding ABC transporter ATP-binding protein, whose protein sequence is MGFFQKPFGYEPILSKDDVKQVVKKKKGPRAADWKSTLWRLWKIVDEQRMLLIVVLLLVMASSILALLGPYLIGKIIDIYVMHGELNGLGSKVLLLIGVYLLLAVALFLQNFWMIGIAQQTIYRLRTSVFAHFQKLPISYFDRRQHGELMSRMTNDIEAVSSTLNSSFIQVFSSVLTLGGTIIIMLSLSPLLTILTMTIIPIMFWAMRWITRRTAPLFKEQQAAIGALNGMIEETISGQRIVKAFSQEERVKAEFRDKSLRLKNTGFWAQTYSGYIPKVMNFLNNMSFTIVAGIGGVLALYGHVSIGVIVIFTEYARQFTRPLNDLANQFNTVLSAVAGAERVFALLDEEPEKEMPAAKNHTLLGQVTFQHVFFKYDTAQESYTLKDINFTIEPGQTVALVGATGAGKTTILQLIARFYEVTKGNVLFDGVNVQQIDRKALRSQMAFVLQDPFLFETTVMENIRYGRLDASDDEIIEAAQLANAHDFIMKLKDGYNTVLTADGREISQGQKQLLSIARALIANPKILLLDEATSSIDTVTELAIQEALDRLMQGRTSFVIAHRLNTVHNADVILVMQKGELVEAGLQHELIESGGIYAQMLNSSTHHLED, encoded by the coding sequence ATGGGTTTTTTCCAAAAACCTTTTGGCTATGAGCCGATTTTATCGAAGGATGATGTAAAGCAGGTCGTAAAGAAAAAGAAAGGACCACGTGCAGCAGATTGGAAAAGTACACTGTGGCGTTTATGGAAGATTGTTGATGAACAACGGATGCTTTTAATCGTTGTACTGTTACTCGTAATGGCCAGCTCAATTTTGGCACTTCTAGGGCCATATTTAATAGGCAAAATCATTGATATATATGTTATGCATGGTGAGCTTAACGGGTTAGGCAGTAAAGTGCTGTTGCTTATTGGCGTTTATTTACTTTTAGCAGTCGCTTTATTTTTGCAAAACTTTTGGATGATTGGGATTGCCCAACAAACGATTTATCGACTGCGCACAAGTGTTTTTGCTCATTTTCAAAAGCTGCCGATCTCATATTTTGATAGACGGCAACATGGCGAATTAATGAGTCGGATGACAAATGATATTGAAGCGGTGAGCTCGACTTTGAATAGCTCTTTTATACAAGTATTTTCAAGTGTTTTAACACTTGGTGGTACGATCATCATTATGCTGAGCTTGAGTCCGTTGTTAACAATCTTAACGATGACAATTATTCCAATTATGTTTTGGGCAATGCGCTGGATTACTCGTCGAACGGCTCCGTTATTTAAGGAACAGCAAGCAGCTATTGGAGCGCTAAACGGCATGATTGAAGAAACAATATCAGGGCAACGAATTGTAAAAGCTTTTTCACAGGAAGAACGAGTTAAAGCGGAATTTCGTGATAAAAGTTTACGTTTAAAAAATACAGGCTTTTGGGCACAAACTTACTCGGGGTATATACCAAAGGTCATGAACTTTTTAAATAATATGAGCTTTACAATTGTTGCGGGTATTGGTGGGGTACTGGCGCTTTACGGTCATGTATCAATTGGGGTAATTGTTATTTTTACAGAATATGCTCGCCAATTTACACGACCATTAAATGATTTGGCAAATCAATTTAATACCGTATTATCAGCCGTAGCAGGTGCTGAACGCGTATTTGCTCTACTGGATGAAGAGCCTGAAAAGGAAATGCCTGCTGCGAAAAATCATACATTATTAGGGCAAGTAACATTTCAACATGTGTTTTTTAAGTATGATACTGCACAGGAGTCTTACACATTAAAGGATATTAATTTTACGATAGAGCCAGGACAAACTGTTGCATTGGTAGGTGCAACTGGTGCTGGGAAAACAACTATTTTACAGTTAATCGCTAGGTTTTATGAGGTGACAAAGGGCAATGTGCTATTTGATGGTGTAAATGTACAGCAAATTGACCGCAAGGCACTTCGTTCACAAATGGCCTTTGTATTACAGGATCCATTTTTGTTCGAAACAACAGTAATGGAGAACATCCGCTATGGACGTTTAGATGCTAGTGATGATGAAATAATTGAAGCAGCGCAGCTTGCCAATGCCCATGATTTTATTATGAAACTAAAGGATGGTTATAACACTGTTCTTACAGCAGATGGGCGTGAGATTTCCCAAGGACAAAAACAATTACTTTCAATTGCGCGTGCCCTCATTGCAAATCCGAAAATTTTATTGCTTGATGAAGCAACAAGCAGCATTGATACAGTAACAGAATTAGCAATCCAAGAGGCGCTCGATAGGCTAATGCAAGGACGAACAAGCTTTGTCATTGCACATCGATTGAACACTGTACACAATGCGGATGTTATTTTAGTAATGCAAAAGGGTGAGCTCGTTGAAGCTGGGTTACAGCATGAGTTAATTGAGTCTGGGGGCATTTATGCCCAAATGCTAAACTCCTCGACACATCATTTAGAAGATTAA
- a CDS encoding ABC transporter ATP-binding protein, protein MKIIFSYVKPYKWTAIFALCLMLIELFVELVQPLIMAKIIDDGVRGQNNDMIIQWGVILLVLSFIAFISGVVNSYFSSHTAQSFAFDLRNALFDKIQSFTLATYQKFSTASLITRLTNDVTQVQTVLFMSLRIMLRAPLAVIGSIIMAFVVNAKLALFLVIGAPIILVFLIFMVAKGVAYFGRVQKRVDRLNRVLQENLQAMRLVKAYLRGAYEASRFEQVASRLKFDTVKALRTMEYIMPVLLFVMNMSLLAVLWFGTKQVAAGTTPLGDIVAIVNYAMRITGSFSMFAFIIIFYARAKASAERMTEVLAVDNEVEITSSSKEGTSSALKLGELAFKNVSFHYPGTETAVLSNVTFQVKSGEKLAIMGATGAGKSTLLQLIPRFYDVTEGQIFVEGKDVQQWDLQELRDIIGYVPQQSLLFTGSIADNVRWGDTEAAMDEVLNAAMQAQIHASVEDFPSGYDTRVGQKGVNLSGGQKQRLSIARALLRKGHILMLDDSTSALDVKTEQALWDALSEERATMLVVTQKIRTAKGADQILLIDAGEVVGYGSHEELLQTSDLYKKIAISQQEVE, encoded by the coding sequence GTGAAAATAATTTTTTCTTATGTAAAGCCCTATAAGTGGACTGCGATTTTTGCATTATGTTTGATGTTAATTGAATTATTTGTAGAGCTTGTTCAGCCACTTATTATGGCCAAAATTATTGATGATGGTGTTCGTGGTCAAAACAATGACATGATTATTCAATGGGGAGTCATTTTACTAGTTTTATCTTTTATTGCCTTTATATCAGGCGTAGTCAATTCTTATTTTTCATCGCATACTGCGCAAAGCTTTGCCTTTGATTTGCGCAATGCCTTGTTTGACAAAATTCAATCCTTTACATTGGCTACATATCAAAAGTTTTCTACAGCTTCGCTTATTACCCGTCTAACAAATGATGTAACGCAAGTTCAAACAGTGCTGTTTATGAGCCTTCGAATTATGCTCCGCGCACCACTAGCTGTTATTGGGAGCATTATCATGGCTTTTGTTGTCAATGCAAAGCTAGCACTGTTTTTAGTGATTGGTGCACCAATCATTTTAGTATTCCTTATTTTTATGGTAGCAAAAGGTGTGGCATATTTTGGACGAGTTCAAAAGCGTGTAGACCGTTTAAATCGTGTACTTCAAGAAAATTTGCAAGCGATGCGTCTAGTGAAGGCCTATTTACGTGGGGCGTATGAGGCTTCGCGCTTTGAGCAGGTTGCTTCAAGATTAAAATTTGATACTGTCAAGGCTCTGCGTACGATGGAGTATATTATGCCTGTATTATTGTTTGTCATGAACATGAGTTTATTGGCAGTACTTTGGTTCGGCACAAAGCAAGTTGCTGCAGGTACGACACCTCTTGGCGATATTGTAGCTATCGTCAATTATGCAATGCGTATTACAGGTTCATTTTCAATGTTCGCTTTTATTATAATTTTTTATGCACGAGCAAAAGCATCAGCAGAACGTATGACAGAGGTGCTTGCTGTTGACAATGAAGTAGAAATTACTTCTTCCTCTAAAGAAGGTACATCTAGCGCCCTGAAATTAGGCGAATTAGCATTTAAAAATGTTAGCTTCCACTACCCAGGTACAGAAACTGCTGTACTGTCCAATGTCACTTTTCAAGTAAAATCTGGTGAAAAATTAGCCATCATGGGAGCTACGGGGGCTGGTAAATCGACATTACTACAGCTTATTCCTCGCTTTTATGATGTGACGGAAGGACAGATCTTTGTCGAAGGAAAAGATGTGCAGCAATGGGACCTGCAAGAGCTACGTGACATTATAGGTTACGTTCCACAGCAGTCGTTATTGTTTACAGGAAGTATTGCTGACAATGTTCGGTGGGGCGATACAGAGGCCGCAATGGACGAAGTGCTCAATGCAGCGATGCAGGCACAAATCCATGCATCTGTGGAAGATTTCCCAAGTGGTTATGATACGCGAGTAGGGCAAAAGGGCGTGAATTTATCAGGCGGTCAAAAACAACGACTATCCATCGCTAGAGCACTGTTAAGAAAAGGGCATATATTGATGCTGGATGATAGTACTAGTGCACTTGATGTTAAAACAGAGCAGGCACTGTGGGATGCGCTTAGTGAGGAAAGAGCTACAATGCTCGTTGTTACACAAAAAATTCGGACAGCTAAAGGTGCAGATCAGATTTTGTTAATTGATGCAGGTGAAGTGGTCGGTTATGGGTCACATGAAGAGCTTCTGCAAACTTCTGATCTGTATAAAAAAATCGCAATCTCCCAACAGGAGGTGGAATAA
- a CDS encoding DMT family transporter, with translation MERLKGILFIISGAMLWGATGPLMEWLLNHTALTVSFMLTIRLSVAGIFLLTYLLLTGKDIFCIWQQKLWSRQLIIFGIVGMLGVQYAFVGAINESNAVLATLLQFLAPIFVVAYVSLSLKKWPPKYQVLGIIGTLIGLFLLLTNASFDSLLVSNKALLWGVAVGLTFAFYTLYPARLMKEWNVLLVVGWGMFIGGITLGIISRVWQSNQWIVFTDLKITGLMMALIFTGTLAFILFLSSMKYITAVETSILSSIEPLTAMVISVIVFGTSLGLWQLVGVFVMLVCVTWLSIAGEKA, from the coding sequence ATGGAACGATTAAAAGGTATACTTTTTATTATCTCTGGAGCAATGCTATGGGGGGCAACTGGACCATTAATGGAATGGTTACTTAATCATACAGCATTGACAGTCTCTTTTATGCTGACAATACGATTGTCGGTAGCAGGTATTTTCTTACTTACATATTTGTTGTTAACAGGTAAAGATATTTTTTGTATTTGGCAGCAAAAGCTTTGGAGTAGGCAGCTCATCATCTTCGGTATCGTAGGGATGCTTGGAGTACAATATGCCTTTGTCGGAGCTATAAATGAAAGTAATGCTGTATTAGCTACGTTACTGCAATTTTTAGCCCCAATATTTGTTGTTGCTTATGTCTCTCTTAGTTTAAAGAAATGGCCCCCTAAATATCAAGTGTTAGGTATTATTGGCACATTAATAGGATTGTTCCTGCTACTAACGAACGCTTCATTTGATTCTTTATTAGTTAGTAATAAAGCCTTATTATGGGGAGTAGCGGTTGGATTAACATTTGCATTTTACACCCTATATCCAGCACGTCTTATGAAGGAATGGAATGTGTTACTTGTTGTAGGATGGGGAATGTTCATTGGTGGAATAACACTAGGTATAATAAGTCGTGTATGGCAATCCAATCAATGGATTGTCTTTACAGATTTAAAAATTACAGGACTAATGATGGCATTAATATTTACAGGTACTTTAGCATTTATTCTATTTTTAAGTAGCATGAAGTATATTACAGCTGTAGAGACAAGTATCTTATCAAGTATTGAACCGTTAACGGCAATGGTGATTTCAGTAATTGTGTTCGGCACATCGCTTGGATTGTGGCAATTAGTGGGAGTTTTCGTTATGCTTGTATGTGTAACGTGGCTATCTATTGCTGGTGAAAAAGCATAA
- a CDS encoding bifunctional diguanylate cyclase/phosphodiesterase, producing the protein MSLKHKSFTIDEHYINSLPFPAIVITQNGQATISGKHAEELFGFSVNDITGHTTPSIHENLLRNLSKETFQSILQNEESTYIDQVQVYTQSNEEITTAMLAKPYFEQGEHLILIMFMLPELMINSVSNSSTYVDLKQGLDSTFMTVTLDRDGFILECNAEFLKISQWTPKRVIGKTFWQLFPENEASEKITNTIWRNLNNGNTWQGEIEKVTKTGQSYWVLLTAIPTFNLEVNEQQFILIEKDITKSKTIQHQLEKIAYIDTETGLMNAHRLEKVISKMIEEEKHFSFVYLSIDKFYTLKELHDQQINQSLIIEFTNRIKMYFQDSTMARINENDFVVITPLSEWFIQGFLSYLQQHPIYSSNIAVPISISGGITRFPEDQTTFSQLMKASIATITSVREAGGDKIVSLSKATHKALNRKALIEKRLLQALDQKNLKVLYQPQVDVYTGKITAVEALVRWEDEVIGVVSPDELIPIAEETGLINNIGSFMLEKACEQALIWKKAGLNLKVAINSSVREFRDKNMAKSILEMLAKTNCPANLIQIEITEKFALEAEAATFITQQMRKLENEGIAFVLDDFGTGYGSFRYMQILPIDTLKIDKAFTSSLLKSEKSQKLMHGMIQLGKSMELKVVAEGVETAEQADLLITYGCDTIQGFYISKPVTPEEIEALLVK; encoded by the coding sequence ATGAGTCTTAAGCACAAATCATTTACGATAGATGAGCATTATATAAATTCACTTCCTTTTCCTGCAATTGTCATAACACAAAATGGACAAGCAACTATTTCAGGAAAACACGCTGAAGAATTATTTGGTTTTTCAGTCAATGACATTACAGGACATACTACTCCATCCATACATGAAAATCTACTAAGAAATCTTTCAAAAGAGACGTTTCAATCGATTTTACAAAATGAAGAAAGTACATATATAGATCAGGTTCAGGTTTACACCCAATCCAATGAAGAAATCACTACGGCCATGCTGGCTAAGCCATACTTTGAACAAGGTGAACATCTTATTCTTATTATGTTTATGTTACCAGAATTAATGATTAATTCGGTTTCAAACAGCAGCACTTATGTAGACTTAAAACAAGGTTTAGACTCTACATTTATGACCGTAACACTTGATCGTGACGGATTTATTTTAGAATGTAATGCTGAGTTTTTAAAAATTAGTCAATGGACACCAAAGCGCGTTATCGGTAAAACATTCTGGCAATTATTCCCTGAAAATGAAGCGAGCGAAAAAATAACAAATACGATTTGGCGCAATTTAAACAATGGAAACACATGGCAAGGTGAAATTGAAAAAGTTACGAAAACAGGTCAGTCATATTGGGTACTTCTCACAGCTATCCCAACGTTTAATTTAGAGGTAAATGAGCAACAATTTATTTTAATTGAAAAGGATATTACAAAGTCTAAGACGATTCAGCATCAGCTTGAGAAAATTGCGTATATAGATACAGAAACAGGCCTAATGAATGCTCATCGACTGGAAAAAGTAATTTCTAAAATGATCGAGGAAGAAAAACACTTCTCCTTCGTCTATTTAAGTATCGATAAATTTTACACATTAAAAGAACTACATGATCAACAAATAAATCAAAGTCTTATTATTGAATTTACAAATCGTATTAAAATGTACTTCCAGGACAGCACAATGGCACGTATAAATGAAAATGATTTCGTTGTCATTACACCTTTAAGTGAATGGTTTATTCAAGGATTCTTGTCCTATTTACAACAGCATCCGATTTATAGCAGCAATATTGCCGTTCCTATTTCAATTAGTGGAGGAATTACACGCTTCCCTGAGGACCAGACGACTTTCTCTCAACTGATGAAAGCGTCTATTGCAACAATTACATCGGTGCGCGAAGCTGGTGGAGACAAAATTGTGTCACTTTCAAAAGCAACACATAAAGCTTTAAATCGTAAAGCCTTAATTGAAAAACGTCTACTACAAGCACTGGATCAGAAAAACTTAAAAGTACTTTATCAACCACAAGTGGATGTATACACGGGTAAAATTACAGCTGTAGAGGCTTTAGTTCGTTGGGAAGATGAAGTCATTGGCGTAGTTTCACCAGATGAGCTTATTCCAATTGCTGAGGAGACTGGGCTTATTAACAATATTGGTTCGTTTATGCTTGAGAAAGCTTGCGAACAAGCGCTTATTTGGAAAAAGGCTGGTCTAAATTTAAAAGTGGCAATTAACTCTTCTGTCCGCGAATTCCGTGATAAAAACATGGCCAAGTCAATTCTTGAAATGCTGGCAAAAACGAATTGTCCAGCAAACCTTATTCAAATTGAAATTACAGAGAAATTTGCATTGGAAGCTGAAGCAGCGACCTTTATTACACAACAAATGCGCAAGCTTGAAAATGAAGGCATCGCTTTTGTCTTAGATGATTTCGGTACAGGTTATGGTTCATTCCGCTATATGCAAATTTTACCGATTGATACATTAAAAATTGATAAAGCATTTACTAGTTCGTTATTAAAATCCGAAAAATCACAAAAGCTTATGCATGGTATGATACAGTTAGGCAAATCCATGGAGCTAAAAGTGGTAGCTGAGGGTGTTGAAACAGCTGAGCAAGCTGATTTGTTAATTACTTACGGTTGCGATACGATTCAAGGTTTTTATATTAGCAAACCTGTTACGCCCGAAGAAATTGAAGCATTACTTGTAAAATAA
- a CDS encoding threonine/serine exporter family protein — MDIFVQLIVSFFSTAGIAIIFNVPRKTLFHCGFVGVIGWMIYYLLTEHGMDVVDASFFSSFVIAIVAHLYARRFKMPMIIFIVAGIIPLVPGGMAYNAMRNVVEDDYLQGLQYGLKAFLITGAIVMGLVFAEVLMQFVFRAVRSGKLKLQKTYRK, encoded by the coding sequence ATGGATATATTCGTACAATTAATCGTGAGCTTTTTTTCAACAGCAGGCATTGCGATTATTTTTAATGTTCCTAGAAAAACCTTGTTTCATTGTGGTTTTGTAGGTGTCATTGGCTGGATGATTTATTATTTATTAACAGAGCACGGAATGGATGTTGTAGACGCTTCGTTTTTTAGCTCATTTGTCATTGCGATTGTTGCGCACTTATATGCCCGACGTTTTAAGATGCCAATGATTATCTTTATTGTTGCGGGAATAATTCCTCTTGTACCAGGGGGGATGGCTTACAATGCAATGCGAAATGTAGTCGAAGACGATTATTTACAAGGCTTACAGTATGGGCTGAAGGCGTTTTTAATTACAGGTGCTATTGTTATGGGCCTAGTGTTTGCAGAAGTATTAATGCAGTTTGTGTTTCGGGCTGTACGGTCGGGCAAGTTAAAGTTGCAAAAGACTTACAGAAAATAA